CTGGGACCGGTGTCGATGTGATAGTGGCCCGAAGAATAATGCTTGTATCCGCCGACCTCGGGCTGTGCCTTCAAAAAGGCAACGACAGATGACGGGCTGCCACGGACGGAAAAGTCCACTGCGCGGCAGTTCAGGTGATAGGAATCTTTCGCTCCTCCCTTCCACCAGTTTTCCAGCCACCAGCGTTTGGTCGAGTGAACCTGGACAGAGCCGTAGCGCTTTGCGACCCGGTTGAGGACCTTCTTCAACTTGCGCGGCACGCACCAGGCCGTGTCGTTATAGGCAACCGCGCTATGGGATCCGGTCATCCAGCCGAACCCGGTCACGCCCGCAACGCTTCCACACCCGGCAAGGGCGAGAGAAACGACGCTGATGATAATGATGGATCTGATACGCGAAACCATGAAGCAGACCACGTTTGAAATGGAGATTTGAGCTCCTATTTTCCGGCTATAAAGTTAAAATTGTCATGAAAAATGTGGTTAAGGCTCAAGCAAATCAGCGGCGCCAATGCCGAGGTTTGTTAAGAAATTCGGCAAGGCCGCACAACGATCTTGTGGCAGCGTCCAATTGCCTATGGCGGGGTATTTGCCGATACGCTAGGCATGAATGTTGAAAATCCGCCTCGTATCGCGCGGCCGGATCAAGATTGCTGTCAGGAAAAGTCCCAATGTCTCACATATTTCCCCGCCACACGAAGGCCAGTCCCCCCGTCGCAGTGGCAGGCGATGGTTGCTATGTGATCGACAGCACGGGCAAGAGATATTTTGACGGATCGGGCGGCGCGGCTGTCTCATGCCTTGGCCACAGTGACCCCGATGTGACGGCGGCGATCAAGGCACAGGTCGACAAAATTGCGTTTGCACACACCGGGTTTTTCACCTCCGAACCTGCCGAGGAACTTGCGGATCTTCTGATCGAACATGCGCCGGATGGGCTTGAACGGGTTTATTTTGTCTCAGGTGGTTCCGAAGCGATGGAAGCCGCGCTCAAGCTGGCCCGTCAGTATTTTCTCGAGATCGGAGAGGCGAGTCGCCACAGGGTGATTGCACGGAGGCAGAGCTACCACGGCAACACCTTGGGTGCGCTGGCGACCGGGGGCAATGCCTGGCGGCGTGAACCCTTCGCGCCCATGATGATCGAAACCTCCCATATCTCGCCTTGCTACGAGTACCGAGGACGCGAAGATGGTGAGAGCGCATTTGATTACGGACAGAGGGTAGCGAATGAGCTGGAAACAGAAATCCAGCGACTGGGGCCTGAAAATGTCATGGCTTTTGTCGCCGAGCCTGTGGTCGGGGCGACAGCGGGCGCCGTGCCTCCGGTTGAGGGTTATTTCAAGCGTATCCGAGAAATTTGCGACGCCAACGGCATCCTCCTGATCCTCGATGAGGTCATGTGCGGCATGGGACGCACCGGAACGCTTTTTGCCTGTGAGCAGGATGGTGTGACTGCTGATATTTTGGCGATCGCCAAGGGCCTCGGCGCGGGTTATCAGCCAATTGGCGCGATGCTTTGTTCCGGCAAGATCTACGACGCGATCGAAAACGGATCCGGTTTTTTCCAGCATGGCCATACCTACATCGGTCATCCAACGGCCTGTGCTGCATCGCTTGCGGTGCTCAGGAAGTTGACTGGAGGATTGGTCGATCAGGTCAATCCGCTGGGCAATCTGCTGGACGAAGCTTTGCGGGATGCGTTCGGCCAGCATCCGCATGTTGGCGACATTCGCGGCCGTGGTCTGTTTCGGGGCATAGAAATTGTCGAAGATCGTGATACCAAGGCACCGTTCGATCCGAAGCGGGGCGTCAACAAGGTACTGAAAAAGGCTGCGTTCGAAGCCGGCTTGGCCTGCTATCCAATGGGAGGCACGATCGATGGTGTTCGAGGAGACCATATTCTTCTGGCTCCTCCCTTCATCATGACTGAGGCACAGATCGGCGAAGTGGTCGATAAATTGGCTGTTGCCTTCAAGAAGGAGCTTTAAGTTTCATGAATTCACTGCCCAAGATCATGGTGGCGCCCAACGGCGCGCGCCGGACCAAGGCCGATCATCCCGCCCTTCCCGTGACGATTGGCGAGACCGTCGCGACCGCTGTCGCCTGCCATGAGGCCGGGGCGGAGGGCCTGCATGCCCATGTGCGCGACGACGCTGGCGCCCATGTTCTAGACGCAGGCCTTTATCGTGAGCTTCTGGTGGAGATGCGCAAGCAGGCGCCAAAGATGGCAGTTCAGATCACCACGGAAGCCGTTGGGCGCTATAGCCCGGCCGAGCAACGCAAGCTGGTCCATGATGTTGTTCCGGAGTTTGTTTCAATAGCGGTGCGGGAAATGATCCCGGATGACCCTTCAAGCGAAGTTCGCGACTTCTATTCCTGGACTCGCGAAGCTGGCATTGCGGTTCAACACATTCTCTACAGCGTGGAAGATCTTGGCCGTTTCTATAGAATGGTCGAGATGGGGGTCTTTGAAGGCCACGAGCATCAGCTGCTTTTTGTGCTCGGACGATACGCAGAACAGCAGGAAAGTGCACCCTCTGATCTCGACGCGTTTCTGGCAACCAAGGCAGACGCGTCGATTGAGCTTGAACTTGATTGGGGTGTATGCGCTTTCGGGCACCGGGAAACCGATTGTCTGGCCTATGCGATATCCAATGGGGGCAAGGCGCGGATCGGCTTTGAGAACGGGCTCTGGAACAGAAACGGCGAGCTTGCCGCAGACAATGCCGACCGTGTGCGCGAGCTCATTGCCGCAGTGAGCAGCTGACGTCAGGCAGCCTGTTCGGCAGCTTTGTCTTTTTCCAACTCCGCGAGAACCCAGTCCCGGAACAGGCGAACCTTACGCGTGTTCCGGAGAGTTGGCGCGTAGCAGAGTGACCACTTTTCGTCTGGCACCTCGGCCAGAATGCCGAACGGCTGGATAAGAAGGCCCTGTGCCAATGCCTCCCTGCAGAAATATGGCGTGAGGATCGCAACTCCCTGCCCGGCAATGGCACGGTTCGCTTCAAGGGCTTGAGAGCCCATCCGCGAAAACGGTAGATGGTCCAGCTTGACCTCCGGAATCCCAGCTGCCTTGAACCAGATGCCCCACCAAGGGTCGCGTGCATCTATGATTGGTAATTTCAGAATGTCGGTGGGCGCTTTGACGCCGCCGATCGTTTCAGCGAGCGCTGGGCTCAGCATGGGACTGAATTGCGCTCGAACAATGGCGTAACTGGTCCAGTCCGGTGGCGGCGGATAGCAGGCCGAGACGACAACGTCGGCGGTGTCGAATTCGGGGCTTGCAGCGGGCCCGTAAGGAATGATCCGCACATTGAGGTCCGGGTGTTGTGCCTCGAAGGCGTGGATCCGGTGCGCGAGCCAATTGACGGCAAAGGTGGTGTTGCTGGAGACAATCAGCGTGTTGGCGGTTTCCTCGCGAATTTCATCGAACGACTGCCGGATTTCCTCAAACGCCCATGTGATGCGGCCTGCCAGGCGCTTGCCCTTATCAGTCAGTTCGATCTGCCTCGGCTTTCTCACAAACAGCGCAAAGCCGAGTTTTTCTTCCAGCAACTTGATCTGGTAACTCACCGCCGCCTGGGTCATGCCCAATTCATCTGCGGCGCGGGTAAAACTCAGATGCCGGCTGGCAGCGTCAAAAGCACGTATTGCGGCAAGTGGGGGCAGGGGGTGGGTCATACGCATAAGGTCTCCTTATGCATGATAACGCAAAACCGGTTGGTGAAAAAGCCTGTTCCTTGGCATCTTGAGATCATCAATGCACTGGAGAAATTAGTTACATGACCGCCAACCGATCGGCTCGGCGGGGCGCTACTGCTTTGCCTTTGCGCCTCTTGTCCAAAATATGGGGCCTTTTGCGGAAGTTCCTCGGTGTTCGCAATTCACCGGGCCGCATCAACCAGGTCGCCCCTCAGCTCCCGACCCGCGCGCTCGCCGACATTGGCCTGGACCGGGTTGGTTCCGGTGGGGCCGATCTGGATGACAAGTGGCGACGTGAGCTGCGGGTGATGCTGGCGCGCAAGGCGGCGGACGAAGAGCGCCGGAAGGTCAGATATTAAAGCAGCATCGCCCAGGCTGTCGCTGCGAGCATCCCGCCAGCCATGGTGATGGTCGTCGCGCGCAGAATTGGGCCATCGCCCAGAATGGCGAGGATAGAGACCCCGACGAGGGCCCAGATGGAATGGGCGATTGTGCCGCCGATGAGAAAACCGCCGGTCAGGAGCGC
This sequence is a window from Labrenzia sp. CE80. Protein-coding genes within it:
- a CDS encoding D-Ala-D-Ala carboxypeptidase family metallohydrolase, which translates into the protein MVSRIRSIIIISVVSLALAGCGSVAGVTGFGWMTGSHSAVAYNDTAWCVPRKLKKVLNRVAKRYGSVQVHSTKRWWLENWWKGGAKDSYHLNCRAVDFSVRGSPSSVVAFLKAQPEVGGYKHYSSGHYHIDTGPRRTW
- a CDS encoding aspartate aminotransferase family protein, with product MSHIFPRHTKASPPVAVAGDGCYVIDSTGKRYFDGSGGAAVSCLGHSDPDVTAAIKAQVDKIAFAHTGFFTSEPAEELADLLIEHAPDGLERVYFVSGGSEAMEAALKLARQYFLEIGEASRHRVIARRQSYHGNTLGALATGGNAWRREPFAPMMIETSHISPCYEYRGREDGESAFDYGQRVANELETEIQRLGPENVMAFVAEPVVGATAGAVPPVEGYFKRIREICDANGILLILDEVMCGMGRTGTLFACEQDGVTADILAIAKGLGAGYQPIGAMLCSGKIYDAIENGSGFFQHGHTYIGHPTACAASLAVLRKLTGGLVDQVNPLGNLLDEALRDAFGQHPHVGDIRGRGLFRGIEIVEDRDTKAPFDPKRGVNKVLKKAAFEAGLACYPMGGTIDGVRGDHILLAPPFIMTEAQIGEVVDKLAVAFKKEL
- a CDS encoding 3-keto-5-aminohexanoate cleavage protein, which gives rise to MNSLPKIMVAPNGARRTKADHPALPVTIGETVATAVACHEAGAEGLHAHVRDDAGAHVLDAGLYRELLVEMRKQAPKMAVQITTEAVGRYSPAEQRKLVHDVVPEFVSIAVREMIPDDPSSEVRDFYSWTREAGIAVQHILYSVEDLGRFYRMVEMGVFEGHEHQLLFVLGRYAEQQESAPSDLDAFLATKADASIELELDWGVCAFGHRETDCLAYAISNGGKARIGFENGLWNRNGELAADNADRVRELIAAVSS
- a CDS encoding LysR family transcriptional regulator, which gives rise to MRMTHPLPPLAAIRAFDAASRHLSFTRAADELGMTQAAVSYQIKLLEEKLGFALFVRKPRQIELTDKGKRLAGRITWAFEEIRQSFDEIREETANTLIVSSNTTFAVNWLAHRIHAFEAQHPDLNVRIIPYGPAASPEFDTADVVVSACYPPPPDWTSYAIVRAQFSPMLSPALAETIGGVKAPTDILKLPIIDARDPWWGIWFKAAGIPEVKLDHLPFSRMGSQALEANRAIAGQGVAILTPYFCREALAQGLLIQPFGILAEVPDEKWSLCYAPTLRNTRKVRLFRDWVLAELEKDKAAEQAA